A region of Candidatus Effluviviaceae Genus V sp. DNA encodes the following proteins:
- a CDS encoding ABC transporter permease subunit has product MRRTALAVAGRDFRGYFASPTGYVFIVAFLVLSSWMFFRVFFLLGQASMRPFFSLMPWLFLLFVPAAAMRLWAEERRSGTDEVLLTLPVRESEAVLGKFAASLGFLVLTIALTFPVPAIVALLGNPDPGPIMGGYLGLVLMGAAYLSIALFASSLTDSQIVAFIVAASLSFALAVAGESFVVTAVPRPLAPVLRHIGLARRFASISRGVIDSRDVVYYLSVIAFFLYANVRVIANRKWR; this is encoded by the coding sequence ATGAGACGGACGGCGCTCGCCGTCGCGGGCAGGGACTTCCGTGGATACTTCGCCTCGCCGACGGGCTACGTGTTCATCGTCGCCTTCCTCGTTCTCTCGTCCTGGATGTTCTTCCGCGTGTTCTTTCTGCTGGGCCAGGCAAGCATGCGCCCGTTCTTCTCGCTCATGCCCTGGCTCTTCCTGCTCTTCGTCCCGGCGGCCGCCATGCGGCTCTGGGCGGAGGAGCGCCGGTCCGGAACGGACGAGGTCCTGCTGACGCTCCCTGTCCGAGAGAGCGAGGCCGTCCTCGGCAAGTTCGCCGCCTCGCTGGGCTTCCTCGTCCTGACGATCGCGCTGACCTTCCCGGTCCCGGCCATCGTCGCCCTACTGGGAAACCCGGACCCGGGACCGATCATGGGCGGCTATCTCGGTCTCGTGCTCATGGGCGCGGCCTATCTCTCGATCGCTCTCTTCGCCTCCAGCCTGACCGACAGCCAGATCGTCGCCTTCATCGTCGCGGCGTCGCTCTCGTTCGCGCTGGCCGTCGCCGGCGAGAGCTTCGTCGTCACGGCCGTGCCCCGTCCGCTCGCCCCGGTCCTTCGGCACATCGGTCTCGCGCGGCGGTTCGCGAGCATCTCCCGAGGCGTCATCGACTCACGGGACGTCGTCTACTACCTCTCGGTCATCGCGTTCTTCCTGTACGCGAACGTCCGGGTCATCGCGAACAGGAAGTGGAGGTAG
- a CDS encoding DUF4340 domain-containing protein, whose product MRRQLFLWLATLAVLLGVYAAVRNGPAGPGAEQAGPLLRDLDPAAVDSLSISSPAGTVELTRSEGPWTVELDDGRTVRADPLMVERAVAALGSLSRDAPVSLNPERRGLFGLGAGSATVVEAGGNVLSLGRGGANGNSAYVRLEGDDAVYPAPPSVLEAFPTEREAWRDRAVVRFRRREVRELIYRGHGEEGRVVAIRSTPDGWFLTRPERREAHQRPPDIILLSIAQARAVEFLEPGDADGLPTSYELVLVLSDGSERHIEVLDAGEDNILRVAGRGVFRVDRERFDLIESTILSLLEEPPDRG is encoded by the coding sequence ATGAGACGTCAACTCTTCCTGTGGCTGGCAACTCTGGCGGTTCTGCTCGGCGTCTACGCCGCCGTGAGAAACGGCCCGGCGGGACCGGGCGCGGAGCAGGCCGGCCCGCTCCTCCGCGACCTCGATCCGGCGGCCGTCGATTCGCTGTCGATCTCGTCGCCAGCCGGGACGGTCGAGCTCACACGCTCCGAAGGCCCGTGGACCGTGGAGCTCGATGACGGACGGACGGTGCGGGCCGACCCGCTGATGGTCGAGCGCGCCGTGGCGGCGCTCGGCTCGCTCTCACGGGACGCTCCCGTCTCGTTGAACCCCGAGCGGCGCGGGCTCTTCGGCCTGGGTGCGGGCTCCGCGACGGTGGTCGAGGCGGGCGGCAACGTCCTCTCGCTCGGACGCGGAGGCGCAAATGGGAACAGCGCCTACGTGAGACTCGAAGGCGATGACGCCGTCTACCCGGCTCCGCCGTCGGTGTTGGAGGCGTTCCCGACCGAGCGTGAGGCGTGGCGCGACCGCGCCGTCGTGCGCTTCAGGCGGCGCGAGGTGCGCGAGCTCATCTACAGGGGGCACGGAGAGGAGGGCCGGGTCGTCGCGATCCGTTCCACTCCGGACGGGTGGTTCCTGACGCGTCCCGAGCGACGGGAGGCCCACCAGCGCCCGCCTGACATCATCCTGCTGTCGATCGCTCAGGCGCGCGCTGTGGAGTTCCTGGAACCGGGCGACGCCGACGGTCTCCCAACGAGCTACGAACTGGTCCTCGTCCTCTCGGACGGCTCGGAGCGTCACATCGAGGTTCTGGATGCCGGTGAGGACAACATTCTGCGCGTCGCCGGTCGCGGGGTGTTTCGGGTGGACCGGGAGCGCTTCGACCTGATCGAGAGCACCATTCTCTCGCTTCTCGAGGAACCGCCGGACCGGGGCTGA
- a CDS encoding FtsX-like permease family protein — MTFGDLALIAVDNLRRTKLRTFLTTLGVVIGIGVLVSMVSFGSGVQRNVTETFRKNQLFTTLQVLPVELDLEEAVGGDLSRMADAAVLDAAVLDSLRNLPGVVMAYPEIRFPVILRMGDRETRAQLAGLPVGLGAYPPFDDVPYGRFFSSDDDSILVVTQSVLADLGFRVAEERASSTREEVIGLAAVDADSLLGRRMEIVTSVLEPGALSLTNPSGAFRDEARSFPIGGIMAKSEGLGGLSLSGGVNLAIETAESVPHLGFSSVWDLLGKLGSEGGYPSIHVRVAGIEDMSTVRAAVEDMGLGVFTFSDQLEEFREQFIVVDALLGAVGTVALVIAALGIINTMVTSILERTREIGIMKALGGNEGQIRAIFFIEAGVIGVLGGVFGNILGWGVTRIANSVANYWLRPQGVEAVDFFHIPLWLAAGAVGFAVVVSLLAGLYPAARAARVDPVRALRHD, encoded by the coding sequence ATGACGTTCGGCGACCTCGCTCTCATCGCCGTCGACAATCTCAGGAGGACGAAGCTCCGGACGTTCCTGACGACGCTCGGTGTCGTCATCGGCATCGGTGTCCTCGTCTCCATGGTCTCGTTCGGAAGCGGCGTTCAGCGGAACGTGACCGAGACGTTCAGGAAGAACCAGCTCTTCACGACGCTCCAGGTCCTGCCGGTCGAACTCGATCTGGAGGAGGCCGTCGGAGGAGACCTCTCGCGGATGGCCGATGCCGCCGTGCTGGACGCCGCCGTGCTCGACTCCCTGAGGAACCTGCCCGGTGTCGTCATGGCCTATCCCGAGATCCGCTTCCCCGTCATCCTGAGGATGGGCGACCGGGAGACACGCGCGCAGCTGGCCGGGCTTCCGGTCGGCCTCGGAGCGTACCCGCCATTCGACGACGTCCCGTACGGGAGGTTCTTCTCCTCCGACGACGACAGCATTCTGGTTGTGACGCAGAGCGTTCTGGCCGACCTGGGCTTCCGCGTCGCCGAGGAACGGGCGTCCTCGACGCGGGAGGAGGTCATCGGCCTTGCGGCCGTCGATGCCGATTCACTCCTCGGCCGGAGGATGGAGATCGTGACCTCGGTGCTGGAGCCCGGCGCGCTCTCGCTCACGAACCCGAGCGGCGCTTTCAGGGACGAGGCCCGCTCGTTCCCGATCGGCGGGATCATGGCCAAGTCGGAGGGCCTGGGCGGGCTCAGCCTCTCGGGCGGCGTCAATCTCGCCATCGAGACGGCGGAGTCGGTGCCGCACCTCGGGTTCTCGAGCGTCTGGGACCTTCTCGGCAAGCTGGGAAGCGAGGGCGGCTACCCGTCGATCCACGTCCGCGTCGCCGGCATCGAGGACATGTCGACCGTGCGAGCGGCCGTCGAGGACATGGGACTGGGCGTCTTCACGTTCTCGGACCAGCTCGAGGAATTCCGGGAGCAGTTCATCGTCGTCGACGCGCTCCTCGGGGCGGTCGGGACGGTCGCGCTCGTCATCGCGGCCCTCGGGATCATCAACACGATGGTCACGTCGATCCTGGAGCGTACGAGGGAGATCGGCATCATGAAGGCCCTCGGCGGGAACGAGGGGCAGATCCGCGCCATCTTCTTCATCGAGGCCGGCGTCATCGGCGTGCTGGGGGGTGTCTTCGGGAACATCCTGGGCTGGGGCGTGACCCGGATCGCGAACTCCGTAGCCAACTACTGGCTGAGGCCGCAGGGCGTCGAGGCCGTCGACTTCTTCCACATCCCGCTGTGGCTCGCGGCAGGCGCGGTCGGCTTCGCCGTGGTCGTCAGTCTCCTCGCCGGGCTCTATCCCGCGGCCCGCGCGGCCCGCGTCGACCCCGTCCGGGCCCTTCGGCACGACTGA
- a CDS encoding ATP-binding cassette domain-containing protein, translating into MSILRTVDLRKTYRKGRVEIDVLRGLSFEVDEGEFLTVVGRSGSGKSTLLNLLGGLDSPTGGRIEVGGRDLSAMSRSELAHHRRETVGMIFQSFNLIPSRTALANVTLALAFGGCPRARRADRARELLETVGLAARVGHLPSELSGGEAQRVAIARAIANRPDVVLADEPTGNLDSRTAAEIVELLGRLNRENGVTIVMVSHDEAGARQVSDRILTLLDGCFVDRGEVAA; encoded by the coding sequence ATGAGCATTCTCCGAACGGTCGATCTTCGGAAGACATACCGGAAGGGCCGCGTTGAGATCGACGTTCTGCGCGGCCTCTCCTTCGAGGTCGACGAGGGTGAGTTCCTCACTGTCGTCGGCCGCTCCGGCTCGGGCAAGTCGACGCTCCTGAACCTGCTGGGCGGGCTCGACAGCCCGACCGGCGGACGGATCGAGGTCGGGGGCCGGGACCTGTCGGCCATGTCGCGGAGCGAGCTGGCGCACCACCGGCGGGAGACCGTCGGTATGATCTTCCAGTCGTTCAATCTGATTCCCTCGAGAACCGCGCTCGCCAACGTGACCTTGGCGCTGGCGTTCGGGGGTTGCCCGAGGGCCCGGCGTGCCGACCGCGCGCGGGAGCTTCTCGAGACGGTCGGTCTCGCGGCACGGGTCGGTCATCTGCCCTCCGAGCTCTCCGGCGGCGAGGCACAGAGGGTCGCCATAGCGCGGGCCATCGCCAATCGCCCCGACGTCGTGCTCGCCGATGAGCCGACGGGCAATCTCGACAGCAGAACGGCGGCCGAGATCGTCGAGCTCCTCGGCCGACTCAACAGGGAGAACGGTGTCACGATCGTGATGGTGTCCCACGACGAGGCCGGGGCGCGTCAGGTGTCCGACCGCATCCTGACCCTGCTCGACGGGTGCTTCGTGGACCGGGGGGAGGTGGCCGCATGA
- a CDS encoding amidohydrolase family protein: MARSVHAKTIYTGKRVIEDAYVGFDGTTITTVSGRKRTDALGSYEVVTPAFIDPHSHIGMFRAGEPAAESEGNEQMDSLMVLPDALDSIQMDDQAFRDSIEMGVLYSCVVPGSGNIIAGRSAVIRHHAKNTSDALVTRSGIKAALGYNPMSTVSWKGKRPSTRMGAAAILRAKLEEVRRKVQKYEKMPAKKRKEMTFSAEEELLRTILAGKERLRVHVHKIDDIALLVRLVDEYGLKVTVEHAGDVHQPEIYDELRKRKIPVVFGPVDSFAYKVELKHESWRNVRYLVESGVEYGLMTDHPVMPSRQLHHQTRWFIRLGLSRQEAVEVVTRRNAAVLGVSRILGTLEKGKWASFVCWNGDPFDLTAYPVAVFAEGELVFTDES; the protein is encoded by the coding sequence ATGGCCAGGAGCGTACACGCGAAGACGATCTACACCGGCAAGCGCGTCATCGAGGACGCGTACGTCGGGTTCGACGGCACAACGATCACGACCGTGTCGGGAAGGAAGCGCACCGACGCGCTCGGAAGCTACGAGGTTGTGACGCCGGCCTTCATCGACCCTCACAGCCACATCGGCATGTTCCGGGCGGGGGAGCCGGCAGCCGAGTCCGAGGGGAACGAGCAGATGGACTCCCTGATGGTCCTGCCGGACGCCCTCGACTCGATCCAGATGGACGACCAGGCGTTCCGGGATTCCATCGAGATGGGTGTGCTCTACTCGTGTGTCGTCCCCGGAAGCGGGAACATCATCGCGGGTCGTTCGGCGGTCATCCGCCACCACGCGAAGAACACGTCGGACGCGCTCGTCACGCGGTCCGGCATCAAGGCGGCCCTGGGCTACAACCCGATGTCGACCGTGAGCTGGAAGGGCAAGCGTCCCTCGACGCGCATGGGAGCCGCAGCGATCCTCCGGGCCAAGCTCGAGGAGGTCCGCCGGAAGGTCCAGAAGTACGAGAAGATGCCCGCGAAGAAGCGCAAGGAGATGACCTTCTCCGCCGAGGAGGAACTTCTGCGGACGATCCTCGCGGGGAAGGAACGACTGCGCGTCCACGTCCACAAGATCGACGACATCGCGCTCCTCGTGCGTCTCGTGGACGAGTACGGACTGAAGGTCACGGTCGAGCACGCCGGCGATGTTCACCAGCCCGAGATCTACGACGAACTTCGGAAGCGGAAGATCCCCGTCGTGTTCGGCCCCGTGGACTCGTTCGCGTACAAGGTGGAACTCAAACACGAATCGTGGCGCAACGTCCGCTACCTTGTAGAGTCGGGCGTCGAGTACGGACTGATGACCGACCACCCGGTCATGCCGTCCCGGCAGCTGCACCACCAGACGCGCTGGTTCATCCGTCTCGGACTGTCGAGACAGGAGGCCGTGGAGGTCGTGACGCGACGGAACGCGGCCGTTCTCGGCGTCTCGAGGATTCTCGGAACGCTCGAGAAGGGGAAGTGGGCCTCGTTCGTCTGCTGGAACGGCGACCCTTTCGACCTCACGGCGTACCCGGTCGCGGTCTTCGCCGAGGGCGAGCTCGTCTTCACGGATGAGAGCTGA
- a CDS encoding response regulator has product MSHPRRILVAERDNDTREKLAAALRAAGYATSEASTGREALEHIQLERPELALVGLCLQDIGGRDLARIFETNGDKIPVRTLVLAGPGVAPEDVAAAGGAPEKPVLRWTHVDQVVTRINSLFDLSDADDPERFCDKLMCGDVSIDPTTHSVSIDGRTVELTDREFRFLHILAVNRERACTRDELKELVWGDSSGVIGRTVDVLVSRLRSKLAEICPEELVSTVRGIGYRFTPAADEQKSL; this is encoded by the coding sequence ATGTCACATCCCAGGCGCATTCTGGTTGCAGAGCGCGACAACGACACCCGAGAGAAGCTGGCGGCCGCGCTCCGCGCCGCCGGCTACGCGACATCCGAGGCATCCACCGGCCGCGAGGCGCTGGAGCACATCCAGCTCGAGCGACCGGAGCTCGCGCTCGTCGGCCTGTGTCTACAGGACATCGGCGGCCGGGACCTCGCCCGCATCTTCGAGACGAACGGCGACAAGATACCTGTCAGGACACTCGTACTGGCCGGACCGGGCGTCGCTCCGGAGGACGTCGCGGCCGCGGGCGGCGCCCCCGAGAAGCCCGTTCTGCGGTGGACTCACGTCGATCAGGTGGTGACCCGCATCAACAGCCTCTTCGACCTCTCGGACGCCGACGACCCCGAACGCTTCTGCGACAAGCTCATGTGCGGGGACGTGAGCATCGACCCGACGACGCACAGCGTCAGCATCGACGGCCGGACCGTCGAGTTGACGGACCGGGAGTTCCGCTTCCTGCACATCCTCGCTGTGAACCGGGAGAGAGCGTGCACGAGAGATGAGCTCAAGGAGCTCGTGTGGGGCGACAGCTCAGGTGTCATCGGGAGAACGGTCGACGTGCTCGTCAGCCGGCTCAGGTCGAAGCTCGCCGAGATCTGTCCGGAGGAACTCGTGTCGACGGTCCGCGGGATCGGCTACAGATTCACCCCCGCCGCGGACGAACAGAAGTCGCTCTGA
- a CDS encoding NTP transferase domain-containing protein produces the protein MKAVVLAAGKGTRMREITDSIPKPMVEVSGRPVLWHILTALRDAGVEEAAIIVGYMGEKIREYFGDGTGIGLRLAYFVQQVQDGTGRAAEPARDFVEDAPFFLTFGDILTKAAAYRAMAESFRSEPTDLLLAVRHVDDPHRFGVVELEGDHIRSIVEKPAPGTAPSNLVNAGILIAGPVLFDYTRRLEPSERGEYELPDAFRMMIEDGLSVRALDIRSYWRDIGTPEDLEAAGGEVEGLDDVIGP, from the coding sequence GTGAAGGCCGTCGTTCTGGCAGCGGGCAAGGGCACCCGCATGCGCGAGATCACCGATTCCATCCCGAAGCCGATGGTCGAGGTGTCCGGGAGGCCGGTCCTGTGGCACATCCTCACCGCCCTGCGGGACGCGGGCGTCGAGGAGGCCGCGATCATTGTCGGCTACATGGGCGAGAAGATCCGCGAGTACTTCGGGGACGGGACGGGCATCGGTCTTCGGCTCGCGTACTTCGTTCAGCAGGTCCAGGACGGGACCGGCCGCGCGGCCGAGCCCGCGCGCGACTTCGTCGAGGACGCCCCCTTCTTCCTGACCTTCGGCGACATCCTGACGAAGGCCGCCGCGTACCGCGCCATGGCCGAGTCGTTCCGATCCGAACCGACCGACCTGCTGCTGGCGGTCAGGCACGTGGACGACCCGCACAGGTTCGGTGTGGTCGAGCTGGAGGGAGACCACATCAGGAGCATCGTCGAGAAGCCTGCCCCCGGCACCGCTCCGTCGAACCTCGTGAACGCGGGCATTCTCATCGCTGGGCCGGTGCTCTTCGACTACACGCGACGGCTGGAACCGTCGGAGCGGGGAGAGTATGAACTACCCGACGCCTTCCGCATGATGATCGAGGACGGACTGAGTGTCCGCGCGCTCGACATTCGATCCTATTGGCGTGACATCGGCACACCCGAGGATCTCGAGGCGGCCGGCGGGGAGGTCGAGGGTCTGGACGATGTCATCGGTCCCTGA
- the mnmA gene encoding tRNA 2-thiouridine(34) synthase MnmA — protein MTIAVAMSGGVDSTAAALLLLERGHDVQGLTMLTSGPAARDVADRGSRAASALGIPHQVVDLSNAFEEHVVVPFARAYAAGRTPNPCVLCNRTIKFGALHAAALESGADALATGHYARLAPASDGSPRLFEAVDDTRDQSYFIASVTSGTFTTCLLPLGPVLKRDAVRRVRDAGLSGVVGAESRDICFLPDGDMRSFLERHAPEALVPGAIEDAGGTVLGEHSGLGLYTVGQRTGLGLSRPHPTYVLGIDAERNTLVVGDEEELACPGLTASGVAWIRRGPPGARFDCDVRIRSASPRLGASVEVEGHRAVVRFAAPARAVAPGQAVVFYRGDEVLGAGTIERGRADL, from the coding sequence GTGACGATCGCCGTCGCGATGAGCGGTGGGGTCGACAGCACGGCGGCCGCACTGCTCCTTCTCGAACGGGGGCACGACGTCCAGGGTCTCACGATGCTCACCTCCGGGCCGGCGGCCCGCGACGTGGCGGATCGGGGAAGCAGGGCCGCGTCGGCGCTCGGGATCCCGCACCAGGTCGTCGACCTGTCGAACGCCTTCGAGGAACACGTCGTCGTACCGTTCGCGCGTGCCTACGCCGCGGGACGGACACCCAACCCGTGCGTTCTCTGCAACAGGACCATAAAGTTCGGCGCCCTCCACGCGGCGGCGCTCGAGAGCGGCGCGGACGCGCTCGCCACCGGGCACTACGCCCGGCTCGCGCCGGCGTCCGACGGCTCGCCGCGGCTCTTCGAGGCCGTCGACGACACCCGCGACCAGTCGTACTTCATCGCGTCCGTGACCTCCGGGACCTTCACCACGTGCCTGCTTCCGCTCGGCCCAGTTCTCAAGCGGGACGCCGTGAGGCGCGTCCGTGATGCGGGCTTGAGCGGCGTCGTCGGGGCGGAGAGCAGGGACATCTGCTTCCTTCCCGACGGCGACATGCGCTCGTTCCTCGAGCGGCACGCGCCGGAGGCCCTTGTCCCCGGCGCGATCGAGGACGCCGGCGGCACGGTGCTCGGCGAGCACTCGGGGCTCGGTCTCTACACCGTAGGACAGCGCACCGGACTCGGATTGTCCAGGCCGCATCCGACCTATGTTCTGGGGATCGACGCGGAGAGGAACACGCTCGTGGTCGGGGACGAGGAGGAACTGGCCTGTCCCGGGCTCACCGCGTCCGGCGTCGCCTGGATTCGACGCGGGCCCCCGGGCGCGCGGTTCGACTGCGACGTCCGCATCCGGTCGGCGTCGCCGAGGCTCGGAGCGTCGGTCGAGGTCGAGGGACACCGTGCCGTTGTTCGGTTCGCCGCTCCGGCACGGGCCGTCGCCCCGGGGCAGGCGGTCGTGTTCTACCGTGGCGATGAGGTGCTGGGCGCCGGCACCATCGAACGCGGCCGTGCCGATCTCTGA